From Micromonospora echinospora, one genomic window encodes:
- a CDS encoding TetR/AcrR family transcriptional regulator has translation MCGVPRVSEEHLAARRQQILDAARRCFLRNGFHQTTMQDVIAEAGLSVGAVYRYFRSKNDLIAAIAESVVGGAGRIFAELAEVEPPLPVIEVLSRALDYVDTHTGPDGQLRIGLQVWAESLRDPALAELVASKYTGIRGHFAVVVRRAQRSGELPVDADVEGVAAALFGMILGYLLQRILTGRPDRASYLAGVRALLANA, from the coding sequence ATGTGTGGCGTGCCCCGCGTCTCGGAGGAACACCTCGCCGCCCGCCGCCAGCAGATCCTCGACGCGGCCCGGCGCTGTTTCCTGCGCAACGGCTTCCACCAGACCACCATGCAGGACGTGATCGCCGAGGCGGGGCTCTCGGTGGGCGCGGTCTACCGGTACTTCCGCAGCAAGAACGACCTGATCGCGGCGATCGCCGAGTCGGTCGTCGGCGGCGCCGGCCGGATCTTCGCCGAGCTGGCCGAGGTGGAGCCGCCGCTCCCGGTGATCGAGGTGCTGAGCCGGGCGCTGGACTACGTCGACACCCACACCGGTCCGGACGGCCAGCTCCGGATCGGCCTCCAGGTGTGGGCGGAGTCGCTGCGCGACCCGGCACTGGCCGAGTTGGTCGCGTCGAAGTACACCGGCATCCGTGGCCACTTCGCGGTGGTCGTCCGGCGCGCCCAGCGCAGCGGCGAACTGCCCGTCGACGCCGACGTCGAGGGAGTCGCCGCCGCGCTGTTCGGCATGATCCTCGGCTACCTGCTACAGCGGATCCTCACCGGTCGCCCGGACCGGGCCAGCTACCTCGCCGGCGTCCGGGCCCTCCTCGCCAACGCCTGA